One genomic region from Haloarcula taiwanensis encodes:
- a CDS encoding acyltransferase — MPLGSDPLSELDIPDGTTVEEHDLVTDGDVIVGGQSTVEFGVRGRTVIADERVRFGGHIEAEGDCRLDMWCDVADNVLVGEDAYIGERVHIGGELRVAGDLDIGDDVDIENGFEANGWIVIRNPMPTIVFLFVYLSQLLRIGEEDAAEEVIDEMLDDGSDEHDPVLIPRGASVSDDAWRVSTPATVGDDCRLHGNIRAKSLEVGRDTVVFGSLRAKADIVVGRGTEIKGDVTTRNGTVRVGPGAKVWGDISGTTVELHENATVDGTIRASEEMRMHTEAVLDRPDESAAAMAEMAESLEADTDTTEPATEESESNDTDPAVDVTADDTAATADSAATDGGDGTGATTGSDASEADSDVEEAAESAE, encoded by the coding sequence GTGCCACTCGGCTCCGACCCGCTGTCCGAACTCGACATTCCCGACGGAACAACCGTCGAGGAACACGACCTGGTGACCGACGGTGATGTCATCGTCGGCGGCCAGTCGACCGTGGAGTTCGGTGTGCGCGGGCGGACGGTCATCGCCGACGAGCGAGTCCGCTTTGGCGGCCACATCGAAGCCGAAGGTGACTGTCGGCTGGATATGTGGTGTGACGTGGCGGACAACGTGCTGGTCGGCGAGGACGCCTACATCGGCGAACGAGTACACATCGGCGGCGAACTCCGTGTCGCGGGCGACCTTGATATCGGCGACGACGTGGACATCGAGAACGGGTTCGAGGCGAACGGCTGGATCGTCATCCGCAATCCGATGCCGACCATCGTCTTCCTGTTCGTCTACCTCTCACAACTCCTCCGCATCGGCGAGGAAGACGCGGCCGAGGAAGTAATCGACGAGATGCTAGACGACGGCAGTGACGAGCACGACCCGGTTCTGATTCCACGCGGCGCGAGCGTCTCGGATGACGCCTGGCGCGTGTCGACGCCAGCGACGGTCGGCGACGACTGCCGGCTCCATGGAAATATCCGTGCAAAATCACTCGAAGTCGGCCGTGACACGGTTGTCTTCGGAAGCCTCCGCGCGAAAGCCGACATCGTGGTCGGCCGGGGCACAGAGATCAAAGGGGACGTAACGACCCGCAACGGGACCGTCCGCGTCGGCCCGGGCGCGAAGGTCTGGGGCGACATCTCGGGGACGACCGTCGAACTCCACGAGAACGCGACGGTCGACGGGACGATCCGGGCCAGCGAAGAGATGCGAATGCACACCGAAGCGGTTCTGGACCGGCCGGACGAGTCCGCTGCGGCGATGGCGGAAATGGCCGAATCGCTTGAAGCTGATACTGACACTACGGAGCCAGCCACCGAAGAGAGCGAGTCCAACGATACCGATCCGGCGGTTGATGTAACAGCGGACGATACCGCTGCCACTGCGGACAGCGCAGCAACCGACGGCGGCGATGGGACTGGCGCAACGACTGGCAGCGATGCTTCAGAAGCCGATTCCGACGTCGAAGAGGCGGCGGAGTCCGCAGAGTAA